The Corallococcus silvisoli genome contains the following window.
GTGCGCGCGCGAAGATCGAAGCGACCATCGGCAACGCCCGCGCCTACTTGAAGATGCAGGACGAGGGCGAGGACTTCTCCACGTTCGTGTGGAACCTCGCGGGCGGAAAGCCCCTCCGCAACGCGTGGAAGGGCCGGGGGGATGTGCCGGCGAAGACGGAGCTGTCGGAGGCGTACTCCAAGGCCTTCAAGCAGCGCGGCTTCAAGTTCGTGGGGCCGGTCATCGTCTACGCGTGGATGCAGGCGACGGGCATCGTGGATGACCACACGGTGGACTGCTTCCGGCACGGCGTGCGGCACCGCTGAGCCGAAGGCGGCTCGGGGGCTTGGGCGGTGCCGTTGTGCTCGTCCAGGGGCCGAGCTGAATGCCTAGGCCGCTCCCGCACTGGAAGCGCGGCGGTTGCGGCGGCGGGACATCCAGTAGCCGCCGAGCCCCAGGACCA
Protein-coding sequences here:
- a CDS encoding DNA-3-methyladenine glycosylase I encodes the protein MQQRCAWVGSDPLYQTYHDEEWGVPVRDSRALWEMLMLEGFQAGLAWIVILRKREAFRKAFKGFDPKVVARFTEKDVTRLMGDAGIVRARAKIEATIGNARAYLKMQDEGEDFSTFVWNLAGGKPLRNAWKGRGDVPAKTELSEAYSKAFKQRGFKFVGPVIVYAWMQATGIVDDHTVDCFRHGVRHR